Part of the Juglans regia cultivar Chandler chromosome 14, Walnut 2.0, whole genome shotgun sequence genome, CTTATTCATTCGATGCCAAATACCCCTCAaaattgaagaagtttcctccaaCTTTTCTTTGTCTAGATGGAAGCACAACTTGTCCTATAGAATCAGAAAATTATTTCCAATGACTGTCCATTTCTGTAGAACACTACCAGATTCAGTCCAAATATCATTAGTTGCAGGACATTGCCATAACACATGCATAATAGTCTCTTCAGCATTACCGCATATTGAACACTTAAGAGTCTTCACAAATTTGCCTCCTACATAATGATGCTTTAGTAGGCAAAGCATTAGTGTTTGCTTTCCACAAAAACTGCTTTAGTACATTTGGGAcatgcaaatttcatatttttctcccattttcatcaaaatttttcCTATTTGAACACTCTCTCttgtttctcatttttctctcttgcaACATATAATAAGCACTTCTAACAGAAAATTTCTCCTCCTTACTCCAATTCTAGATCTGTTTGTCTTCCTCCCCTCTGATACTAATACAGATCATTGCAGCCTCTTCTTCATGAAAATGAGCTCGAATAATCTCTTCCTTCCATTGATGAACCTCTTCATCAATAAGATTAAAAACCTTTGCCTCAGTTCCAAGAGATGaagttggagattgaacactgAAACTTGAGGGCTTTGGTAACCACTTGTGTCCCTATATGCTAATCTGTTTACCATTACCAACACGCCAAATTAATCCTTATTGCAACACATCTCTAGCCATCTGAATACTTCTCCAAATGTATGATGAGGAGTTACCTAACTTTGCATAAGTTATTctcttttctaaaatatttatttttaaagaccTTGGCAACTAAAGAATCTAGATTCTGCAAAAACCTTCAACTATTTTTAGCAAGTTGTGCTAAATTGAAATCTTTTAAATCTCTAAATCCCATCCCACCCCAATTTTTAGCGTGCCCATAAAACTCCAACTTTTCCAATGCACCAATCTCCTACCTTTTTTCCCCCGCCAAAAATTAGCCAATAGGACAGAAATTTTGTGACAAAGCCTCTTAGAGCATTAGCGTtagattcatcattttcatctttaaaatttgattaaaaatacatatttttcataaatttaaaagcTCCATATCCATAATttcacattggattaaccattaaatttatcaaaataataatataatattatctttttcatattttacaattacactaactatatgttaattaataatttaatttgatacttaaattattgtttcctaacttaaatatattgttgctcaaaattgagaaataataatttaagtaaataaaataatggttatagagtatcaatagtgagtcttcaaatttgaagctGAATTGGAATgcactgtagctcaaagtttcagattttagtATTTGGTGAATCTAATGTAatgattttaaacataaattcattaaattttaaggattgaactcattttataaatctaatgccaatgctcttagaaaGTTTAAAAACATTCATTGTATAAGTTGGTATAAGTTGAAATACTTAACAAACACAAAACATTAATGAATCGATTCATGGGACCTCCCTCATGAGAtgtacaaataatattaaacttgcaaaatcatcaacaattttgacattttcattttttaggaATTGTAACGTCGGTTTTCTGACATTTCCAACGCAACTACCTAATGGTCGTTAATCACGTAAAGTAGTCTATAACGGCGAATAGTTTTGTCGTAAGATCAGTACCATTAGAGGCTTCGAGAGGACGCAAGTGTAGTGAAATGGGTTTGTGCCGACTCGCCGCCATCTTTCATTCTCCACCTCTTCCTCCTCTGCTGAAGCTCTCTTCCAAGTTTCCTGCTCTATTCTTCCCAAGTTCGTCTCCTATATCCGCTAAATTCTCATCTTTATCTTCATCCATGGAATCTCCTCCCGAAGGTTATAGGAGAAACGTTGGCGTCTGTCTCATCAATCCTGATAAAAAGGTATACATGTATGATGTATATATGGATATTTGTGTGTGCGCTTTTGTATGTGTAtttatatgtttgtatgtatgtaaaattatttttcttttttttggcaGATATTTTCTGCTTCCAGGCTTGATATACCCAGTGCTTGGCAAATGCCGCAGGTAAAATTTTGAACGGGGGTAAACAAATTTGATTGCTTTTGATCAAGGGCTGCGTTTGGCTGCTGCAAAAAGCTAGGAAAGTAGCATAATATAAGAAATTGACCGGCACCCTTTTGTATTTGAACTGCTACAGCCACAAATGGATTACTTTGAGTAATCCCACGAACTGACGACGTGGTTTCATATGAtctattaaatttactttacaataaaaataactttataatatgatgAATCACATaagtaagattatttttgtgtaatctatttatggtaaagtatttctcttctttttaagTAATTGCTTGTTCCAAATGTTTTCATTGAAACGAAAGCCTCTATTTGAAACCTTCATTGTGGCTTCAAATCACAAATCTTCCCCCTGAATGTGAGGAATTGACGATTTGAGCGAGACAATAATGATCTGCAAGGAGAGGTTCTAAGGACAATGCAAGCGTTATCTTTTGAGGATGGGTATCCTATTAGGCTTACAGTTGAAATAGCATGCCATGTGTCTCAGTTGATTTCAAAGTACAATTTTAGGTGCCAACGACAGTGTTTGGAACTGGAAGCTGAGGCTATGATGGTTGTTGTCTGTAGAAAGTTAATGTTTGGTCGTTGAATGTAACTtcttaaggggaaaaaaaaagaaaagaggaaaagttTGATCTTAAGATGTCAGTGCAGCATTTTCAATTTGAATGCAAATTAAATGTGTAGTGTGGATTCCTATATTACTGGTACCGACTGTACCTTTATGTGTGTCCATGGTAATTTCTTTGTCCTTCACATACCGGTACCGACTGTTGTACCTTATTTGACTTACCAAAGTAAAAAATCTGGGAATTGAAAATGAAGGGTGTTCTGATGACAGAAAATGCAAAGTCGTAAAAGggatatgaaattttgaatgaGTTTGCCTAAACATTCAATGTACATGTCCAAGAATATTCAGGGGTCCCCAGTCTTGGCATGTTGCTTGATCCTGTGGTCTTATTCGAAGACAAAAAAGTACTTAGTATCCCTCTAGCATACTAACTAGAGAACGACATCGGTTTTACTCTAAAGGGGTACCAATAGTGTGGAGTACTCATCGACTATTGTATAGCACTTGATTGAGGTCTCATTCAATACCAAAATGCAATTTAAGAAGACATGTTCATCAAGTCTAACATAAAATCATCATGGCAGTctgtttaaaaaagttaaaaagcatCTGCAATTTGTATGCTAATTGAGATCTTTGCGAAAGTTGATGTGTTCATCTTTGGTAAATGCTTGATTTGAaggacttataaaaaaaaaaaatgcttgattTGAAGGTATAATCCGGTTTGCTAAATTTAGTGTAGTGAAATTATGTGGAGGCCATTCctattgtgttattttattttaattggcATTTTACTTCAATAGGGTGGTATCGATGAGGGCGAAGATCCTAGAACTGCAGTCATCAGGGAATTAAGAGAGGAAACAGGAGTTAATTCGGCAGAAATTATTGCAGAGGTATGAATTTTGGACCTTTTCTTCTGTCAAATTACAATCTGTTGTGGGCCCTCTCCTTTCCTCCCTTCACTTTTTCGAAGCTCAGTACCCTCCAATCTGCCAATCAGTACCCATTCAATCTTGTTCGTGAATGGTTTTATTCAATGTCTACATGGCATTCGAGCGTTTGGGTTGCATGTAGACCAATTCAAACGAGAGAGAGGTTTATTTGGTTTTAGTCATTTACcttgaaaaaaagaagttttaattttttttatttggttttgacATGGCATGCCATGTCATGCTGTCCATTTGATGCATCAGTTATTCAAGTCATGCAATCTCTAATTTGATGTCATGTGCTCTCTCCTTAGCGATATGTTCACACCTGTGTTGGATTTCTCATGCAGGCACCTTATTGGTTGACATATGACTTCCCACCTGAAGTCAGAGAAAAGCTTAAACAGCAGTGGGGATCAGACTGGAAGGGCCAAGCACAGAAGTGGTGAGCACCTGAACTTGGACATACATTGCTAGATGCAGTATGTACTGTGTGGAGCTACTTAGTCTAGATTAGGTCAGATTCAGTTGAAGTAAGGAATCTAAACTGAGGATCAGTGCATGACCTGTCTGTCTTGTAAACGTTGGATACAGTTGAACTAAAATAAGCTGACCCAGGGCACAAAATTTCAGATGGTTTTGGGTTGGGGCATGCAGAGTTAAACTTGGATAGACAAGTAATTTACAAATACCAACATGCCCATGTGCATGGATTGGTACTCCAGGTTGTAGTATTCGAAAAGTACATCCAAATAGGGGGGATGTACTTTTGAGATGAGAGAGGGTAAGTTCCCTTCTCTCATCTCACTCCATCCAAATGTATCCACATGTATCTCACTCCAAAAGTATCTCACTCCATCCAAATGTATCCAaaagtatatatgtatgtatatgacAAACCCACCCTAGAATGGCAATGTTGAATTTCTTCATCCTTGTTTTCCTCAAATTGGAGGAATTTGAAGGGAGAGAGGATTTCAACTTCTGTGCAGTTTTCTATTTATtgctaataattttttacaaattcaaCATTGCCTAAACAAACTCTTGCCCTGTTCTCTTTTTAACATAATGCACTGCCTTTTTCTCCCCTTCCCACCCTACATCTATGCAAAAGGAGGCATACCTATTCTCTTATTTTCCCCTATTATTTCTTAACAAACTTGCTACACTTTCAGGTTTCTTCTTAAATTCAATGGGAAGGATGAAGAAATCAATCTTTTGGGTGATGGGACAGAGAAAGCTGAATTTGGCGAGTGGTCATGGACGTCTCCAGAACAAATAGTTGAGCTTGTGGGTAGACCTTAAACTCGTACTATTCTTTACTGGTTCAAGAACAGCTGGAATTGGCATTTTGGTCCGGTTGGTTTATTTACATGGTCTTTTTTCACCATTCTGTGCAGGCAGTGGATTTTAAGAAGCCTGTTTACAAGGAAGTTATGACTGCTTTTGCTCCATATCTTCAGTAATATTACTCTGGAATGAATGATCATTTTGTTGCTTCCAAACAAGAAAACTAATGAGCTACTTCAACAAGAAAATAAGTTCAATGACAGATGCCCATGTTGATTCTCAGGTTATCAGCTTGTAGCACTAAATAATTGTAAGAATGAAATTCATCTTTCTTTGATCAGAGTGCAATATTTCTTGTAATGACATGTAATGTTCCTATGATTATCGAGAAATATGAACTAATACTCGCTGGACCTATATTTGGCAATATAGTCAATCCTATTCGTGAGAATGTCTCTTCGGTCTTGACAGGCATGGACACGATTTTGTGCTGGAATAACAATCAAACGACTGTATATTTTACTACCCCAAAgacttttggaataagtttcattttatcagtatgaataaatataatcataagcccattaatatgattttatctgTGTCATTGCAGTCAATGCCAAGGTAGTAATTTACTTTTGGAATCTCATATGGGATTTTGAttgttaaaatcaataatacGCAAGATCTGCCAGATCAGTTCTTATGAAAACCACTGACCAATTCTTGGGCAAATCGATCGTCTTTTCCTACATGCAATTTTATTATGCCTGTGGCTCAGTGATTTTCCTTCAGTTTGCGATGGAATTGAGGTCCTGTGCATCTCTTGCAAATCTGTTTTCATAGTGCCATACGAAATAGTGCATTAACACAACAAATGATAAACTGCTGCTTAGTCCATATTCCTCAGACGCACTGACGGAGAACAAGAAGATGGGTGTTTATTTTGAGATATAATATAGCCAGATTATTTGTATCAAGAACCTCAAGCTTCATAGAAGATGAGATTCGTCAATCACTACTGAAGTACATACTCTTCATATTGCTAAGCTAAGCTGCATATTGAAAATTGGGCTTGCTATATTGTCGACCAACTCCTTCAGCAGCCCGACAAAGTCATCttgatttcaaaattctagCTCAATTGACAAACAAACCATGGTCAAGCAAGAAAGTGAAATATACCATGGCATCTCCAACCTAAAGAAATGCACCTCTTTTAACTCATCTTCTGAAgtatattttgtatatgatcAGTAACAATCTCTGCCACTATTTCAGGAGAGAACCTTCTTATCATGTCCTTCCTTGCCTGCCTGCCTTTGTCCTTGGCATCCTCAACATTATTCATCACATGTCTCATAAGAACTTGAAGCTTATCAACAGAAGGTTCCGCCCACAGATGCCCTTTGAATGGCCCTTCCATAACCTGACTCATTCTATCCACTGACAATGGATAGCTATTCTCCTCTGACAAATACTCTGTTGGCCCAGACCAATTTGTCCCAATCACCGGCAATGACATAGCCATGGCTTCCACAAGAGGCCTCCCCCACCCTTCCCCTCTTGATGGAAGGACAAATGCGTCAGCTGCCTTGTATAGTCGCGGCAAATCAATTTGAGCAATGTGGGTATCTATCACATAAACTGGAGCCCAACCTGCTACTGGTTTTTCTATATCAGTGTCCTCCACAAACTCTATGATCTTGTTCCCAAAATCTCTATCAGAATGGTATGGATTCGTTAGCAAGTACAAAGCAACCCCATCAACCCTAGAGAATTCCTTCAAGTATGATTTCAACAATACATCCCAACCTTTCCTGTACTCCCACttgaaaatactcaaaaatatGAACTCcttttttgaattcaaattctgGGTTGTTGAACCCAAGACCAATGTCCCTAGGGAGGAAAGGTCTAATGGCTTATACATGAGGGGATCAAAGAACTTCACATCAATAGGCTGAATGATTTTCACCACCTTAGAAGGATCAACCCCGCTTTCGATAAATGTAGACACATGAAATTCAGTGGGAACCCAAACATAGTCCATTTGATTACAGCGCTTCACGTGGTCGGCATTCACCCTATCAGTCTCAAACATGGTCCGTCCAATCACAGACTTGAAATTTTGATAAGCACCTGGTGGGCATGGGAAGGTTTCAAACAATGGAGGGTACCAAGCCCCAGGCTCACTGTGACAAATCACAATGGTCTCATTCATCCTACATTCTGTTTGATGGAGCTCCAAGGCCAAGTTCTTGGTATATTTCGGCAAGCCCTCCCAGAATTCAATGGATTCTTCATCACCATGATGCTCAATAGCCACCTTGAATATTGGGTTTTTCATGTGTTCATGGAGAGCCAAGATATATGACCAACTTTCGGAACTGTACCCACCACCTGAAAGAAAAGGAGCCATCCAAAGCACACAGCTGGGTGAAAGGGAAATGGGATTCATTGCATTGGTTATTTggggttttgggtttgggtGAAGGAAGCCTACAAGGGTTTGAAGAAAAGTGGGGTGTGATGAGAAAGAGTATTTCAGGTGTTGTGTTTTGTAAAAGCTTGTTTTGGAGAAACCCAGTATGATTGCTAGTAAAAGAACCACAacggatgataagtagaatacaAGTGGTTTCTTGGCTACAGTCGGGGGAAAAGTGTGATTAGGTTGTAATTGGTTAATAGGCTCTTGGCTCCCATGAGATTCCATGGCAAAGGATTGAGAGAAGTGACTTCAAAATGTAAGCAGCAtccgaaaaataaaaatcactcgCAAGCTTGGAAATTGAAATCAGTGAGATCAAAACTGAAGCATAAGAGGGACAACCTGAATGCCCACTGTCACTGACTGCACCGCGAAGCGCAAGAGAATGTCTGCACGGCTGCTGCACGACTTAGTTCAGTGGCCGCATCAAACCTTCCGGGCGAAAGCATTCTACTTCCTCTCTCGTCTCTCCCTCGGAGGAGGATTCTGTAATGTTGTTTCTATAAAACCACAGAGAACGTGGATCATAACATCTCCCTTTGAACTGATTATTGACTTTCCTCCTGGTGTTGCCCTCTACCTCGCGTGCGCGTCGACACCAGGCAGTTGTTTTTTTATCCTGATCGGCCGTTCCAAAAATAATCAGTGAGATTCTCTTACGAAGAGAAACGCTTCTGACCGGCATTCAGGTTTTCTTTACCTCGCATGCATCTGTCTTGTACGAAtgtattttaatagtaaatggGTTTGGGCGAGGGAAAAGAGACGTGGTAGAGAACCGAATTGCAGAAGAATGAGCACGTTGTGCATGTTGTTGCCTCAACTTTGTAATTTGAGTTGGGAAATGAATGTGAGGAACgataagagaagaaaaagtaaagcaaaattataattaatcacGACACAAGGTTTAT contains:
- the LOC109002168 gene encoding nudix hydrolase 26, chloroplastic-like yields the protein MGLCRLAAIFHSPPLPPLLKLSSKFPALFFPSSSPISAKFSSLSSSMESPPEGYRRNVGVCLINPDKKIFSASRLDIPSAWQMPQGGIDEGEDPRTAVIRELREETGVNSAEIIAEAPYWLTYDFPPEVREKLKQQWGSDWKGQAQKWFLLKFNGKDEEINLLGDGTEKAEFGEWSWTSPEQIVELAVDFKKPVYKEVMTAFAPYLQ
- the LOC109002169 gene encoding uncharacterized protein LOC109002169, which gives rise to MESHGSQEPINQLQPNHTFPPTVAKKPLVFYLSSVVVLLLAIILGFSKTSFYKTQHLKYSFSSHPTFLQTLVGFLHPNPKPQITNAMNPISLSPSCVLWMAPFLSGGGYSSESWSYILALHEHMKNPIFKVAIEHHGDEESIEFWEGLPKYTKNLALELHQTECRMNETIVICHSEPGAWYPPLFETFPCPPGAYQNFKSVIGRTMFETDRVNADHVKRCNQMDYVWVPTEFHVSTFIESGVDPSKVVKIIQPIDVKFFDPLMYKPLDLSSLGTLVLGSTTQNLNSKKEFIFLSIFKWEYRKGWDVLLKSYLKEFSRVDGVALYLLTNPYHSDRDFGNKIIEFVEDTDIEKPVAGWAPVYVIDTHIAQIDLPRLYKAADAFVLPSRGEGWGRPLVEAMAMSLPVIGTNWSGPTEYLSEENSYPLSVDRMSQVMEGPFKGHLWAEPSVDKLQVLMRHVMNNVEDAKDKGRQARKDMIRRFSPEIVAEIVTDHIQNILQKMS